In one Komagataeibacter sp. FNDCR2 genomic region, the following are encoded:
- a CDS encoding sodium:proton antiporter: protein MQATNLAIGILCVLGGGIAAQWVAWRFQIPAIVLLFALGLFYGPGLGLFHPAAAIGPYFHPLVSMAVAFIVFEGGLALDLRQWRESGEGVLRLTAAALPINWVLGSAAAHYVGHLGWGTAWLFGAIVVVTGPTVVLPLLRHTKLQPRVAAFLRWEAIVNDPIAAILATLVLECLLIKPSHSPGLSLAAVEIGPHLLFATMFAIGCGIFPAVLIKFLSSRDLLPEILRIPMILAFAMGVAAVCNLVMQGAGLMAATVFGMALANLHVTGMAELQRIKESLGVIVVSCLFVVLTADLQRTVLSQLSLSIMALTFTVMFIVRPLGIFLSTIGANMSWQERLFVGWIAPRGIVAAAVSGVVGLQLHEAGYPGANLITPAVFALIASTMILHGFSLRPLARALRLTLSDEPALAIMGANAWSTNLARVLHDRGIPVLLVDTYAPALDKAARFGVPVLNAELLSVEGQESLEERPADYLIAATPDAIYNGLVCARMAPDLGRQRVFQVSPGVARLDLYHGLSRDSRGKVLGEPGWNFSLIDSLYARGWRFGSSIVEEPEGEAGPDGGQGMQFMTIRKGTAIWIFSAEDVMQTEPVAGDIIVTFMPPQPAGASHPVADSPIPA, encoded by the coding sequence ATGCAGGCCACAAACCTTGCGATCGGAATTCTGTGTGTACTGGGGGGCGGCATTGCCGCCCAATGGGTGGCGTGGCGGTTTCAGATTCCGGCCATCGTGCTGCTGTTCGCGCTCGGGCTGTTTTACGGTCCGGGGCTGGGGCTGTTCCATCCGGCGGCGGCGATCGGGCCTTATTTCCATCCGCTCGTATCCATGGCCGTGGCCTTTATCGTGTTCGAGGGCGGGCTTGCGCTCGACCTGCGGCAATGGCGTGAATCGGGCGAAGGGGTGCTGCGGCTTACGGCGGCGGCCCTGCCCATCAACTGGGTGCTGGGTTCTGCCGCGGCGCATTATGTCGGGCATCTGGGCTGGGGCACGGCGTGGCTGTTCGGGGCGATCGTGGTCGTGACGGGGCCGACGGTGGTGCTGCCGCTGTTGCGCCATACCAAGCTGCAGCCACGGGTCGCGGCTTTCCTGCGGTGGGAAGCCATCGTCAACGATCCCATTGCCGCCATTCTGGCGACGCTGGTGCTGGAATGTCTCCTCATCAAGCCCTCGCACAGTCCGGGCCTGTCGCTCGCGGCGGTGGAAATCGGGCCGCACCTGCTGTTCGCGACCATGTTCGCGATTGGCTGCGGCATCTTTCCCGCCGTGCTGATCAAATTCCTCTCCTCACGCGATCTGCTGCCCGAAATCCTGCGCATTCCCATGATCCTGGCCTTCGCCATGGGGGTGGCGGCGGTGTGCAACCTCGTCATGCAGGGGGCGGGGCTGATGGCGGCCACGGTGTTCGGCATGGCGCTGGCCAACCTGCATGTGACCGGCATGGCGGAGCTGCAACGCATCAAGGAATCCCTTGGGGTGATCGTGGTGTCCTGCCTGTTCGTGGTGCTGACGGCGGATTTGCAGCGCACCGTCCTGTCGCAGCTTTCCCTGTCCATCATGGCGCTTACGTTCACGGTCATGTTCATCGTGCGGCCGCTGGGCATTTTCCTGTCCACCATCGGGGCCAACATGTCGTGGCAGGAGCGGCTGTTCGTGGGCTGGATCGCGCCGCGTGGCATCGTAGCCGCCGCCGTGTCGGGCGTGGTCGGCCTGCAGTTGCACGAAGCGGGCTACCCTGGGGCCAACCTGATCACGCCCGCCGTGTTCGCCCTGATCGCATCGACCATGATCCTGCATGGATTTTCACTGCGCCCGCTGGCGCGCGCCCTGCGACTGACGCTGTCCGATGAACCGGCCTTGGCCATAATGGGGGCCAACGCATGGTCCACCAACCTTGCCCGCGTGCTGCATGACCGGGGCATACCCGTCCTGCTGGTGGACACCTACGCCCCGGCGCTGGACAAGGCCGCGCGTTTTGGCGTGCCGGTGCTGAATGCGGAGCTGCTGTCGGTCGAAGGGCAGGAAAGCCTTGAGGAACGCCCGGCGGACTATCTCATCGCCGCAACGCCCGACGCCATCTATAACGGTCTTGTCTGCGCGCGCATGGCGCCCGATCTGGGGCGTCAGCGCGTGTTCCAGGTCAGCCCCGGCGTGGCCCGGCTGGATCTGTACCATGGGCTGAGCCGGGATTCGCGCGGCAAGGTGCTGGGGGAGCCGGGCTGGAATTTTTCACTGATCGACTCCCTCTACGCACGGGGCTGGCGCTTTGGCAGTTCCATCGTGGAGGAGCCGGAAGGCGAGGCGGGGCCGGACGGGGGGCAGGGCATGCAGTTCATGACCATCCGCAAGGGCACCGCGATCTGGATTTTCTCGGCCGAGGACGTGATGCAGACCGAGCCGGTGGCGGGCGACATCATCGTCACCTTCATGCCGCCCCAGCCCGCAGGCGCTTCCCACCCCGTGGCGGACAGCCCTATACCGGCCTGA
- a CDS encoding RsmB/NOP family class I SAM-dependent RNA methyltransferase, producing MTPSARLSAAIDLLAAMEATPQRPADALANAFFRERRYIGGGDRRAISARVWRILRHWRRLEWWITRAGVPVTPRMLALAMMALEPDGKENPQTLFTGERYAPLGLTGPEQGLYNQLRGQPVTSADMPRAVRLEVPDWLLPRLERTFGDAVEAELAAMDGEATLDLRVNLLKSDRAMARAALEAEGIHATDTTLSPWGLRVAGRQPITSSAAFRGGLIEIQDEGSQLVVAAVGARPGMRVLDYCAGAAGKTLGMAMTMENRGHIVACDVSEPRLEGAVRRLRRAGVHNAERHLLVTGDRWARRRAGSFDRVLVDAPCTGTGTWRRNPDARLRLREQDLLELSAKQADIMDRAATLVRPGGRMVYATCSVLREENTDQIAAFLARNPDFSLVAPDSVHDDLPPGLSADGQVSLTPRQHHTDGFFAAIMQRKS from the coding sequence ATGACACCCAGCGCACGGCTTTCCGCCGCCATTGACCTGCTTGCCGCAATGGAGGCGACGCCGCAGCGTCCGGCCGATGCGCTGGCCAACGCCTTTTTCAGGGAGCGGCGCTATATCGGCGGGGGCGACCGCCGCGCCATATCGGCGCGGGTCTGGCGCATTTTGCGCCACTGGCGGCGGCTGGAGTGGTGGATCACGCGCGCCGGCGTGCCGGTCACGCCGCGCATGCTGGCGCTGGCCATGATGGCGCTGGAGCCGGACGGAAAGGAAAACCCGCAGACCCTGTTTACAGGGGAGCGGTATGCCCCGCTGGGCCTGACCGGCCCCGAACAGGGCCTGTACAACCAGCTCCGGGGCCAGCCCGTGACCAGTGCGGACATGCCGCGCGCCGTTCGGCTGGAAGTGCCGGACTGGCTGCTGCCCCGGCTGGAGCGCACGTTCGGGGATGCGGTGGAAGCCGAGCTTGCCGCCATGGATGGCGAGGCCACGCTCGACCTGCGTGTCAACCTGCTCAAGTCGGACCGCGCCATGGCGCGCGCGGCGCTGGAGGCGGAAGGCATCCATGCCACCGATACCACCCTGTCACCCTGGGGCCTGCGTGTCGCGGGCCGCCAGCCCATCACATCCAGCGCGGCGTTTCGTGGCGGGCTGATCGAGATACAGGATGAAGGCAGCCAGCTTGTCGTCGCCGCCGTGGGCGCGCGACCGGGCATGCGGGTTCTGGACTACTGCGCGGGGGCGGCGGGCAAGACGCTGGGCATGGCCATGACCATGGAAAACCGGGGCCATATCGTGGCCTGTGATGTTTCCGAACCCCGGCTGGAGGGCGCGGTGCGCCGCCTGCGCCGCGCTGGTGTCCATAACGCCGAACGCCACCTGCTGGTCACGGGCGACCGCTGGGCGCGGCGGCGCGCGGGCAGTTTCGACCGTGTGCTGGTCGATGCGCCCTGCACGGGCACGGGCACGTGGCGGCGCAACCCCGACGCCCGCCTGCGCCTGCGTGAGCAGGACCTGCTGGAACTGAGCGCGAAACAGGCCGACATCATGGATCGCGCCGCGACACTGGTCCGTCCCGGCGGGCGCATGGTCTATGCCACCTGTTCCGTCCTGCGGGAGGAAAACACGGACCAGATCGCGGCCTTCCTGGCGCGCAATCCCGATTTTTCACTGGTTGCGCCCGATTCGGTGCATGATGACCTGCCACCGGGCCTGAGTGCCGATGGACAGGTCAGCCTCACGCCCCGGCAACACCATACGGATGGTTTTTTTGCTGCCATCATGCAGCGGAAATCCTGA
- the guaB gene encoding IMP dehydrogenase, with the protein MSSTPKNTSTPRIEDRIREALAFDDVLVVPDESNVLPSQTSTRTRLTRKITLNIPLVSSAMDTVTEDSMAIAMAQNGGLGVIHKNLTIEQQAEQVRRVKRFESGMVVNPVTVYPDQTLAEVNAIMSRHGISGLPVVERETNRLVGILTNRDVRFATDPGQRVYELMTRENLVTVRNNADRDQARQLLHRHRIEKLLVIDDEDRCIGLITVKDMDRAVQYPQANKDSLGRLLCAAATGVGDDGVARARELMAAGVDVLVVDTAHGHSAGVLKTIERLRAIENDIQIVAGNVATPEAAHALINAGADCVKVGIGPGSICTTRVVAGVGVPQFSAVMETSAACHELDVPAIADGGIRTSGDIVKAIGAGADVVMIGSLLAGTEEAPGEVFLYQGRTYKSYRGMGSLGAMARGSADRYFQQEIKDTHKMVPEGIEGRVAYKGAMGAVVHQLVGGLRAGMGYTGSATVADLQKRARFRRITGAGLRESHVHDVSITREAPNYRQD; encoded by the coding sequence ATGTCTTCCACCCCGAAAAATACATCCACCCCCCGCATCGAGGATCGAATCCGCGAAGCCCTGGCGTTCGACGACGTTCTGGTCGTGCCCGACGAATCGAACGTCCTGCCGTCGCAGACATCGACCCGGACGCGGCTGACCCGCAAGATCACCCTGAACATCCCGCTGGTCTCCTCGGCCATGGATACCGTGACCGAGGACAGCATGGCCATCGCCATGGCCCAGAATGGCGGGCTGGGCGTGATCCACAAGAACCTGACGATCGAACAGCAGGCCGAACAGGTCCGTCGCGTCAAGCGCTTCGAATCCGGCATGGTGGTCAATCCCGTTACGGTCTATCCCGACCAGACGCTGGCCGAAGTCAACGCGATCATGTCCCGCCACGGCATAAGCGGCCTGCCGGTCGTGGAGCGCGAGACCAACCGGCTGGTTGGCATCCTGACCAACCGCGATGTCCGCTTCGCCACCGATCCGGGGCAGCGTGTCTATGAACTCATGACGCGCGAGAACCTCGTGACCGTGCGCAACAACGCCGACCGCGATCAGGCCCGCCAGCTCCTGCACCGCCACCGGATCGAGAAGCTGCTGGTCATTGATGACGAGGATCGCTGCATCGGCCTCATCACCGTCAAGGACATGGACCGCGCCGTCCAGTATCCGCAGGCCAACAAGGACAGTCTCGGCCGCCTGCTCTGCGCCGCCGCGACCGGCGTGGGGGATGACGGCGTGGCGCGTGCGCGCGAACTCATGGCCGCGGGCGTGGATGTGCTGGTGGTCGATACCGCGCATGGCCATTCGGCGGGCGTGCTGAAAACCATCGAACGCCTGCGCGCGATCGAGAACGACATCCAGATCGTCGCCGGTAACGTTGCTACACCCGAAGCCGCCCATGCGCTGATCAACGCCGGGGCGGACTGCGTGAAGGTGGGGATCGGCCCCGGCTCCATCTGCACCACGCGCGTGGTGGCGGGGGTGGGCGTGCCGCAGTTCTCCGCCGTGATGGAAACCTCCGCCGCGTGCCATGAACTCGATGTGCCCGCCATTGCCGATGGCGGCATCCGTACCTCGGGTGATATCGTCAAGGCCATTGGCGCGGGGGCGGATGTGGTGATGATCGGCTCGCTGCTGGCCGGCACCGAGGAAGCGCCGGGCGAGGTGTTCCTGTATCAGGGCCGCACCTACAAGTCCTATCGCGGCATGGGCAGCCTTGGCGCGATGGCGCGCGGATCGGCCGACCGCTATTTCCAGCAGGAAATCAAGGACACCCACAAGATGGTCCCCGAAGGGATCGAGGGCCGCGTGGCGTACAAGGGAGCCATGGGCGCGGTGGTCCACCAGCTTGTGGGCGGCCTGCGCGCCGGTATGGGCTATACCGGCTCCGCCACGGTGGCGGACCTGCAAAAGCGCGCGCGCTTCCGCCGTATTACCGGCGCGGGCCTGCGTGAAAGCCATGTGCATGATGTCTCCATCACGCGCGAAGCCCCGAACTACCGGCAGGACTGA